From Salvelinus namaycush isolate Seneca chromosome 24, SaNama_1.0, whole genome shotgun sequence, one genomic window encodes:
- the LOC120019448 gene encoding E3 ubiquitin-protein ligase rnf146-like — protein sequence MANCGEVDHTVDSVSSKVEDGGDACTGDSPTSPKPSANPLPECAICLQTCVYPVCLPCCHVFCFLCVKGASWHSKRCALCRQEVPEDFLEHPTLLSPEELKAAAAGGRGGGAGPRSAGGDNAWYYEGRNGWWQYDERTSRELEDALAKGKKRAEMLIAGFLYVADLENMVQYRRNEHGRRRRMKRDMVDIPKKGVAGLRLDSDPAPPVVAMAAVLVTTATVELLSSADREDVTGRTQAGRSGVLIPAPPVRPPTVLGAHPATPASISLEDSLSQLLISQPEGEEEKEDEEEVASSMSQAYESASGSSEEDDGGGGDEVGQGWDRERGGREVGVRRRTRYRLLQRWLREVQPDRLPPGGGSSSGGLTVRPRSPDGQCSVTEV from the coding sequence ATGGCGAACTGTGGTGAGGTAGACCACACTGTGGACTCTGTGTCCTCTAAGGTGGAAGATGGAGGGGACGCCTGTACTGGTGACTCCCCCACCTCCCCTAAACCTTCGGCCAACCCCTTGCCGGAGTGTGCCATCTGCCTCCAGACCTGTGTCTACCCGGTTTGCCTGCCCTGCTGCCACGTCTTCTGCTTCCTGTGCGTTAAAGGAGCCTCCTGGCACAGCAAGCGCTGTGCTCTCTGCAGACAGGAAGTACCTGAGGACTTCCTGGAGCATCCCACCCTGCTGTCCCCAGAGGAGCTGAAGGCAGCAGCTGCAGGGGGGCGAGGAGGAGGAGCCGGGCCGAGGAGCGCTGGGGGAGACAATGCCTGGTACTACGAGGGGAGGAATGGATGGTGGCAGTATGACGAGAGGACCAGCCGTGAGCTGGAGGACGCCTTGGCCAAGGGCAAGAAGCGTGCCGAGATGCTGATTGCTGGCTTCCTGTACGTGGCTGACCTGGAGAACATGGTGCAGTACCGCCGCAACGAGCACGGTCGCCGCCGCCGCATGAAGCGTGACATGGTGGACATTCCCAAAAAGGGTGTAGCCGGACTCAGACTGGACTCTGACCCCGCCCCGCCAGTAGTTGCCATGGCAGCTGTTCTGGTCACAACAGCGACAGTGGAGCTGTTAAGCTCTGCTGACAGGGAGGATGTGACTGGACGGACACAGGCGGGTCGCTCAGGGGTTCTCATCCCAGCTCCTCCTGTCAGACCCCCTACAGTCCTGGGGGCCCACCCTGCCACCCCAGCCTCCATCTCCCTGGAAGACTCTCTGTCCCAGCTCCTCATCAGCCAACCAGAGggggaagaagagaaggaggatgaagaggaggtaGCTTCAAGCATGAGCCAGGCGTATGAGTCAGCATCTGGTAGCAGtgaggaggatgatggtggtggtggagatgagGTAGGCCAGGGGTGggacagggaaagggggggacgAGAAGTAGGAGTTCGACGGAGGACCAGATACAGACTCCTACAGCGGTGGCTCAGGGAGGTCCAGCCTGACAGACTGCCACCTGGTGGTGGGTCTTCCAGCGGAGGCCTTACTGTGCGCCCACGCAGCCCTGACGGTCAGTGCAGTGTCACTGAGGTGTGA
- the LOC120019315 gene encoding R-spondin-3-like, with protein sequence MGEDMWLWNDEGIYADEENPKLCHAGCLTCSALNGCLSCKPRLFFHLEHDGMRERGTCLLSCPRGHYGTRSPHVNTCTKCREDCVSCFNRNFCTHCHQGHYLYRGRCEDSCPEGLPPNAALRECNDCPVGCEVCVTRNTCTRCRAGLYLLHGQCHHTCPGWFEPDKQLMECISQVHCKVGEWGDWGLCFRRGRTRGYRNFEEVRRREVLRHPTLYGDPCPKVKEWRKCVKRRPSPGILVIKLLTCIG encoded by the exons ATGGGGGAAGACATGTGGCTGTGGAATGATGAAGGTATCTATGCAGATGAGGAGAATCCCAA GTTGTGTCATGCTGGCTGCCTGACATGCTCAGCGTTAAACGGCTGCCTGTCCTGTAAGCCCCGCCTCTTCTTCCACTTGGAGCATGATGGGATGCGGGAGAGGGGGACATGTCTGCTATCCTGCCCCAGAGGTCACTATGGGACACGCTCCCCACATGTCAACACCTGCACCA AGTGCAGGGAGGACTGTGTTTCCTGCTTCAACAGGAACTTCTGCACTCACTGTCACCAGGGCCACTACCTGtacagagggaggtgtgaggACAGCTGCCCCGAGGGCCTGCCCCCAAACGCTGCACTAAGAGAGTGCAATG ATTGTCcagtgggctgtgaggtgtgtgtgaCGAGGAACACCTGCACCAGGTGTAGAGCAGGACTGTACCTCCTGCATGGCCAGTGCCATCATACCTGCCCAGGGTGGTTTGAGCCTGATAAACAGCTCATGGAGTGCATTTCTCAAG TACACTGTAAGGTGGGAGAATGGGGAGACTGGGGCCTCTGCTTTCGGAGAGGGAGGACCCGGGGCTACAGGAATTTTGAGGAGGTACGAAGACGAGAGGTCCTACGGCACCCCACCCTGTATGGCGACCCCTGCCCTAAAGTCAAAGAGTGGAGGAAATGTGTCAAAAGGAGACCGAGTCCAGGTATACTGGTGATCAAA CTGTTGACCTGCATTGGTTGA
- the LOC120019352 gene encoding centromere protein W-like, with protein sequence MLKRVPKTTLKSLMKKKAHIRVGIAADAMVELNVLLFLHSLAEEARTKAFEEKSATIKAHHVKAVSKKLLKQARG encoded by the exons ATGTTGAAAAGGGTACCCAAGACAACATTAAAGTCTCTAATGAAGAAGAAAGCCCACATTCGTGTAGGCATAGCCGCAGATGCAATG GTCGAGCTGAACGTGCTGCTGTTTCTGCATAGCCTCGCAGAAGAGGCGAGGACCAAAGCTTTTGAGGAGAAATCTGCGACTATCAAAGCACACCACGTCAAAGCAGTATCCAAG AAACTGCTGAAACAAGCCAGAGGGTGA